Proteins found in one Crassostrea angulata isolate pt1a10 chromosome 3, ASM2561291v2, whole genome shotgun sequence genomic segment:
- the LOC128178930 gene encoding uncharacterized protein LOC128178930 codes for MSTAWLVLRDIWKDVIVCNGKEVPIVGGFRGFRNVPPGAHTIENHGAKLEVELEAGEVKVFVLDSSENIFSILDESDDDFGFHQLAKSGAMDNALYEWPV; via the exons ATGTCAA CTGCTTGGTTGGTACTGAGGGACATTTGGAAAGACGTCATCGTCTGTAACGGTAAGGAAGTACCCATTGTCGGGGGATTCCGGGGATTTAGAAACGTACCCCCGGGGGCACATACAATAGAGAACCACGGAGCGAAGCTTGAAGTTGAATTGGAGGCAGGGGAGGTCAAAGTGTTTGTTCTGGATTCAAGTGAAAAC aTTTTTAGTATACTGGACGAAAGCGACGACGATTTCGGTTTTCATCAGTTAGCCAAGAGCGGCGCTATGGACAATGCATTGTATGAATGGCCTGTCTGA
- the LOC128177225 gene encoding uncharacterized protein LOC128177225 — MHVHAYRYVCYVMVRMGYFIDHFLLTDSYIQHLTQQTFRSTLQDSPPLAIHHLTKKSIASGIKKVYQQVSTQKWKRVTELSVLVLQQLDSPDVQPEPPTTSAGRSTEMDEMAPLTTQSFCELYRSA, encoded by the coding sequence atgCATGTTCATGCATATAGATATGTATGTTATGTTATGGTAAGAATGGGTTATTTCATTGATCATTTTTTATTGACAGACTCGTACATCCAGCACCTGACCCAGCAGACCTTCAGGTCCACTCTACAAGATTCTCCCCCCCTGGCCATCCACCATCTCACCAAGAAGTCCATCGCCAGCGGAATCAAGAAGGTCTACCAGCAGGTCTCCACCCAGAAGTGGAAGAGGGTTACAGAGTTATCTGTCCTTGTCCTCCAGCAGCTGGACTCCCCGGACGTCCAGCCAGAACCCCCCACCACCAGTGCAGGAAGGTCAACTGAGATGGATGAGATGGCCCCCCTCACCACCCAGAGTTTCTGTGAGCTGTACCGTAGTGCCTGA
- the LOC128177224 gene encoding uncharacterized protein LOC128177224, protein MATITDSQLFQYATELRNLLISYEKANQQISTLDSYIQHLTQQTFWSTLQDSTPLAIRHLTKKSIASGIKKVYQQVSTQKWKRVTELSVLVLQQLDSPDVQPEPPTTSAGRSTEMDEMAPLTSQSFCELYRSA, encoded by the exons ATGGCTACCATCACAGACTCCCAGCTCTTCCAGTATGCCACAGAGCTCAGGAATCTACTCATCTCTTATGAGAAGGCCAACCAACAGATTTCTACTCTGG ACTCGTACATCCAGCACCTGACCCAGCAGACCTTCTGGTCCACTCTACAAGATTCCACCCCCCTGGCCATCCGCCATCTCACCAAGAAGTCCATCGCCAGCGGAATCAAGAAGGTCTACCAGCAGGTCTCCACCCAGAAATGGAAGAGGGTTACAGAGTTATCTGTCCTTGTCCTCCAGCAGCTGGACTCCCCGGACGTCCAGCCAGAACCCCCCACCACCAGTGCAGGAAGGTCAACTGAGATGGACGAGATGGCCCCCCTCACCAGCCAGAGTTTCTGTGAGTTGTACCGTAGTGCCTGA
- the LOC128177223 gene encoding uncharacterized protein LOC128177223 yields the protein MATITDSQLLQYATELRNLLISYEKANQQISTLDSYIQHLTQQTFRSTLQDSTPLAIRHLTKKSIASGIKKVYQQVSTQKWKRVTELSVLVLQQLDSPDVQPEPPTTSAGRSAEMDEMAPLTTQSFCELYRSA from the exons ATGGCTACTATCACAGACTCCCAGCTCCTCCAGTATGCCACAGAGCTCAGGAATCTACTCATCTCTTATGAGAAGGCCAACCAACAGATTTCTACTCTGG ACTCGTACATCCAGCACCTGACCCAGCAGACCTTCAGGTCCACTCTACAAGATTCCACCCCCCTGGCCATCCGCCATCTCACCAAGAAGTCCATCGCCAGCGGAATCAAGAAGGTCTACCAGCAGGTCTCCACCCAGAAGTGGAAGAGAGTTACAGAGTTGTCTGTCCTTGTCCTCCAGCAGCTGGACTCCCCAGACGTCCAGCCAGAACCCCCCACCACCAGTGCAGGAAGGTCAGCTGAGATGGACGAGATGGCCCCCCTCACCACCCAGAGTTTCTGTGAGCTGTACCGTAGTGCCTGA